One genomic segment of Ipomoea triloba cultivar NCNSP0323 chromosome 9, ASM357664v1 includes these proteins:
- the LOC116029959 gene encoding uncharacterized protein LOC116029959 isoform X2, translated as MEEIEEAQQKQLIWEASQSSSSSLISESNSLVSATVGRVMNTLLTAKPKKLQLAISSLQPSPKIAPLGVSLEQSLWFLHKYVEDAREKEESLDQVLVPMIEHSLKIRAAKQSNQAIILLNWLFQDEILFQALAKNLAGIISRRDDHYIALGWCILARSLLEFDSIMGKLTTNGIREKYDALKKTFCSCISHLLAIVCNGSTLQGGFELPTRLAVAAADVILSVLVSLTRKDLSSDFSDHKPKSFSPSKSNSSIMLLSSAVNEKKPNNTSKSSQSADMEMMFLLWDHLDELIILVEKLIAWNRKGRPLHAKGLEQVCRWLQETKKNYDCFPNDADSKMRKTGSLLLYSCWKHYGLLLHLEDYKISGQYRELLQQYLSGIQYFAESRSEVPSENKESGIETLKFFINCLSLLLGRLVGTQFENAISEYGSQISQALISQLQSADDEVIEGATCILRVVIFKTNKRLTKSAETKEMDTSLPMLLHLLDERDGAAKVVIKLVAEYCSICLDIRCFKEVLKRLVTGTLSQRRNALDFISDIIHISLESDDALPQSMWKDIANHLLDFLQEEDVICKQASSLIPFIDPSLVLPSLVHLIYSPNERVQSSAGTAFISLLKNYKQNPEVVCILIDCLSNLSQDMNLKMTGAVTKEGSQLDIDRVLMLLPQWSKTVEHWDLLIGPLINKLFVEPSNAVIVRFLSFISEHLAEAAELVFQQLLSYTRRQEDFNEGFCTSNATAKRQLSIFSRLCPLLVIRLLPLRVFDNLDSSHVYGELPSKLATRDTEGFRMDINECITALLIHRALNEFEFEDVRKLAAELCGRIHPKVLVPIISFQLENATDMKHLLKIKACLFAMCTSLRVRGMESYKHLEVFRIRKTLEIILLWPSMDEDEVSKAQHGCIDCLALMLCTELQAPKAFGKSISGDAGVSSICNYVTQQLTCDEPDTLPLKLGTEEKETAHRSFRLCMANVLISACQKIPDSDKKALVSKILPRVIRSVKVITDSDIRSACIQVLFSMVYHLKSAVLPYSSDILEASIRSLREESDKERMGGAKLLASLMGSEEAVIESISVGLLEARALLHSLSQSDPSLDVRSMSQKLLACMTSP; from the exons ATGGAGGAAATAGAAGAAGCTCAGCAAAAGCAATTGATATGGGAAGCCTCgcagtcttcttcttcatcactgATATCGGAATCCAATTCACTGGTATCAGCCACAGTGGGCAGGGTGATGAACACACTGCTCACCGCGAAGCCTAAGAAGCTCCAACTCGCCATTTCTTCTCTTCAACCCTCTCCTAAGATCGCTCCACTCGGCG TTTCTTTGGAGCAGTCGCTTTGGTTTCTTCACAAGTACGTTGAGGATGCCCGGGAGAAGGAGGAGAGTTTGGACCAAGTTCTTGTTCCCATGATTGAACAT TCATTGAAAATCAGGGCCGCAAAACAAAGTAACCAGGCAATTATACTTCTGAATTGGCTTTTCCAAGATGAAATTCTTTTCCAAGCTCTTGCAAAAAATTTAGCAGGAATTATATCCAGGAGAGATGATCATTACATTGCCTTGGGCTGGTGTATCCTTGCTCGGAGTCTTCTAGAATTTGACAGTATTATGGGAAAGCTCACAACAAATG GAATAAGGGAGAAGTATGATGCACTGAAGAAAACATTTTGCTCATGTATTTCACATCTCTTAGCTATTGTATGCAATGGGAG CACTTTGCAGGGTGGATTTGAGTTGCCAACTCGCCttgctgttgctgctgctgaTGTCATCCTCTCTGTTTTAGTATCATTGACAAGAAAGGATTTGTCTTCTGACTTCTCGGATCACAAGCCAAAGTCTTTTTCTCCCAGTAAAAGCAATAGCTCAATAATGCTTTTATCTTCGGCTGTGAATGAGAAGAAACCGAACAACACCAGCAAGAGTTCGCAGTCGGCAGACATGGAAATGATGTTTTTACTTTGGGATCATTTGGATGAACTCATAATTCTTGTGGAGAAACTTATAGCT TGGAACAGAAAAGGCAGGCCTTTGCATGCAAAAGGATTGGAGCAGGTTTGCAGATGGTTGCAGGAGACTAAGAAAAATTATGATTGCTTCCCAAATGATGCAG ATTCAAAAATGCGGAAGACAGGATCCTTGCTGCTATATTCTTGTTGGAAACATTATGGTTTGCTGTTGCATTTAGAAGATTACAAAATATCTGGACAATATAGAGAACTGTTGCAACAGTACTTGTCTGGGATTCAG TATTTTGCAGAGAGCCGTTCTGAAGTGCCCTCTGAAAACAAAGAAAGTGGAATTGAGACCCTGAAGTTTTTCATCAATTGCCTTTCCCTTCTACTGGGGCGTTTAGTTGGAACACAATTTGAAAATGCAATCTCAGAATATGGTTCTCAGATATCTCAAGCTCTTATATCACAG CTTCAAAGTGCTGACGATGAAGTAATTGAGGGAGCTACCTGCATCCTTCGTGTTGTCATCTTTAAGACAAACAAAAGGTTGACTAAAAGTGCTGAAACTAAAGAGATGGATACTAGTCTACCAATGCTGTTACACCTTTTGGATGAGCGAGATGGTGCGGCAAAAGTTGTTATTAAGCTTGTTGCAGAATATTGCTCCAT ATGCTTAGACATTAGATGCTTCAAAGAAGTTCTAAAACGACTTGTTACTGGAACTCTTTCACAGAGAAGGAATGCTCTTGACTTTATTTCAGACATTATCCATATATCATTGGAATCAGATGATGCACTTCCTCAATCAATGTG GAAAGATATAGCAAACCACTTGTTGGATTTTCTGCAAGAAGAGGATGTTATCTGCAAACAAGCATCCAGTTTGATTCCCTTCATTG ATCCTTCATTAGTTTTGCCTTCATTGGTCCATCTTATCTATTCGCCAAATGAAAGAGTACAATCATCTGCTGGAACTGCATTCATATCGCTACTGAAAAATTACAAACAGAATCCTGAGGTTGTGTGCATCCTAATAGACTGTCTCAG CAACCTATCACAGGACATGAATCTTAAAATGACTGGAGCTGTTACGAAAGAAG GATCGCAGTTAGATATCGATAGGGTGCTAATGCTGCTTCCACAGTGGTCAAAAACT GTTGAACATTGGGATTTGCTGATTGGTCCTTTGATCAATAAGCTGTTTGTGGAACCATCAAATGCAGTTATTGTCAGGTTTCTGAGCTTCATAAGTGAACACTTGGCAGAAGCTGCAGAACTGGTCTTCCAGCAACTACTCTCATACACGAGAAGGCAGGAGGA CTTCAATGAGGGTTTTTGTACAAGCAATGCTACTGCAAAAAGGCAGCTTTCAATTTTCAGTCGTCTTTGCCCATTGCTTGTGATTAGGCTGCTTCCCCTGAGAGTTTTTGACAATCTTGATTCTTCTCATGTGTATGGTGAACTACCAAGCAAATTGGCTACAAGGG ATACTGAAGGTTTCAGAATGGATATCAATGAGTGCATTACAGCACTGCTAATCCACAG GGCATTGAATGAGTTTGAATTTGAAGATGTCCGGAAACTTGCAGCTGAGCTTTGTGGGAGAATTCACCCCAAG GTTCTTGTTCCAATTATTTCCTTCCAATTGGAAAATGCCACAGATATGAAGCATTTACTAAAGATTAAAGCTTGTCTATTTGCAATGTGCACATCTTTAAGG GTCCGGGGCATGGAATCATATAAGCACCTGGAAGTGTTTAGAATAAGGAAGACTCTGGAAATCATTTTGTTATGGCCTTCAATGGATGAAGATGAGG TTTCAAAGGCTCAACATGGGTGCATTGATTGTCTGGCATTGATGCTGTGTACTGAACTACAAGCTCCCAAAGCATTTGGGAAATCAATTTCTG GGGATGCTGGCGTGAGCTCAATTTGCAATTATGTAACCCAGCAGCTGACTTGTGATGAGCCAGATACACTTCCTCTTAAGTTGGGTACAGAGGAGAAAGAAACTGCCCATCGCTCATTTCGATTGTGCATGGCAAATGTGCTTATTAGTGCTTGTCAGAAGATCCCAGACTCTGACAAGAAAGCCTTGGTTTCTAAAATTCTTCCCCGTGTTATTCGTTCAGTCAAG GTGATTACAGATTCAGACATTAGGTCTGCATGCATCCAGGTTCTATTCTCAATGGTCTACCATCTGAAGTCTGCAGTTCTTCCTTACTCCTCTGACATTCTCGAAGCCTCCATCAGGTCACTGAGAGAAGAGTCTGACAAG GAAAGGATGGGCGGGGCGAAGTTACTTGCATCCCTAATGGGTAGCGAGGAGGCAGTGATAGAAAGTATTTCGGTGGGACTGCTGGAAGCTAGAGCCTTGCTTCACAGCCTCTCTCAATCCGATCCTTCATTGGATGTACGGAGTATGAGCCAGAAGTTGCTTGCATGTATGACTTCTCCATGA
- the LOC116029959 gene encoding uncharacterized protein LOC116029959 isoform X1, which produces MEEIEEAQQKQLIWEASQSSSSSLISESNSLVSATVGRVMNTLLTAKPKKLQLAISSLQPSPKIAPLGVSLEQSLWFLHKYVEDAREKEESLDQVLVPMIEHSLKIRAAKQSNQAIILLNWLFQDEILFQALAKNLAGIISRRDDHYIALGWCILARSLLEFDSIMGKLTTNGIREKYDALKKTFCSCISHLLAIVCNGSTLQGGFELPTRLAVAAADVILSVLVSLTRKDLSSDFSDHKPKSFSPSKSNSSIMLLSSAVNEKKPNNTSKSSQSADMEMMFLLWDHLDELIILVEKLIAWNRKGRPLHAKGLEQVCRWLQETKKNYDCFPNDADSKMRKTGSLLLYSCWKHYGLLLHLEDYKISGQYRELLQQYLSGIQYFAESRSEVPSENKESGIETLKFFINCLSLLLGRLVGTQFENAISEYGSQISQALISQLQSADDEVIEGATCILRVVIFKTNKRLTKSAETKEMDTSLPMLLHLLDERDGAAKVVIKLVAEYCSICLDIRCFKEVLKRLVTGTLSQRRNALDFISDIIHISLESDDALPQSMWKDIANHLLDFLQEEDVICKQASSLIPFIDPSLVLPSLVHLIYSPNERVQSSAGTAFISLLKNYKQNPEVVCILIDCLSNLSQDMNLKMTGAVTKEGSQLDIDRVLMLLPQWSKTVEHWDLLIGPLINKLFVEPSNAVIVRFLSFISEHLAEAAELVFQQLLSYTRRQEDSFNEGFCTSNATAKRQLSIFSRLCPLLVIRLLPLRVFDNLDSSHVYGELPSKLATRDTEGFRMDINECITALLIHRALNEFEFEDVRKLAAELCGRIHPKVLVPIISFQLENATDMKHLLKIKACLFAMCTSLRVRGMESYKHLEVFRIRKTLEIILLWPSMDEDEVSKAQHGCIDCLALMLCTELQAPKAFGKSISGDAGVSSICNYVTQQLTCDEPDTLPLKLGTEEKETAHRSFRLCMANVLISACQKIPDSDKKALVSKILPRVIRSVKVITDSDIRSACIQVLFSMVYHLKSAVLPYSSDILEASIRSLREESDKERMGGAKLLASLMGSEEAVIESISVGLLEARALLHSLSQSDPSLDVRSMSQKLLACMTSP; this is translated from the exons ATGGAGGAAATAGAAGAAGCTCAGCAAAAGCAATTGATATGGGAAGCCTCgcagtcttcttcttcatcactgATATCGGAATCCAATTCACTGGTATCAGCCACAGTGGGCAGGGTGATGAACACACTGCTCACCGCGAAGCCTAAGAAGCTCCAACTCGCCATTTCTTCTCTTCAACCCTCTCCTAAGATCGCTCCACTCGGCG TTTCTTTGGAGCAGTCGCTTTGGTTTCTTCACAAGTACGTTGAGGATGCCCGGGAGAAGGAGGAGAGTTTGGACCAAGTTCTTGTTCCCATGATTGAACAT TCATTGAAAATCAGGGCCGCAAAACAAAGTAACCAGGCAATTATACTTCTGAATTGGCTTTTCCAAGATGAAATTCTTTTCCAAGCTCTTGCAAAAAATTTAGCAGGAATTATATCCAGGAGAGATGATCATTACATTGCCTTGGGCTGGTGTATCCTTGCTCGGAGTCTTCTAGAATTTGACAGTATTATGGGAAAGCTCACAACAAATG GAATAAGGGAGAAGTATGATGCACTGAAGAAAACATTTTGCTCATGTATTTCACATCTCTTAGCTATTGTATGCAATGGGAG CACTTTGCAGGGTGGATTTGAGTTGCCAACTCGCCttgctgttgctgctgctgaTGTCATCCTCTCTGTTTTAGTATCATTGACAAGAAAGGATTTGTCTTCTGACTTCTCGGATCACAAGCCAAAGTCTTTTTCTCCCAGTAAAAGCAATAGCTCAATAATGCTTTTATCTTCGGCTGTGAATGAGAAGAAACCGAACAACACCAGCAAGAGTTCGCAGTCGGCAGACATGGAAATGATGTTTTTACTTTGGGATCATTTGGATGAACTCATAATTCTTGTGGAGAAACTTATAGCT TGGAACAGAAAAGGCAGGCCTTTGCATGCAAAAGGATTGGAGCAGGTTTGCAGATGGTTGCAGGAGACTAAGAAAAATTATGATTGCTTCCCAAATGATGCAG ATTCAAAAATGCGGAAGACAGGATCCTTGCTGCTATATTCTTGTTGGAAACATTATGGTTTGCTGTTGCATTTAGAAGATTACAAAATATCTGGACAATATAGAGAACTGTTGCAACAGTACTTGTCTGGGATTCAG TATTTTGCAGAGAGCCGTTCTGAAGTGCCCTCTGAAAACAAAGAAAGTGGAATTGAGACCCTGAAGTTTTTCATCAATTGCCTTTCCCTTCTACTGGGGCGTTTAGTTGGAACACAATTTGAAAATGCAATCTCAGAATATGGTTCTCAGATATCTCAAGCTCTTATATCACAG CTTCAAAGTGCTGACGATGAAGTAATTGAGGGAGCTACCTGCATCCTTCGTGTTGTCATCTTTAAGACAAACAAAAGGTTGACTAAAAGTGCTGAAACTAAAGAGATGGATACTAGTCTACCAATGCTGTTACACCTTTTGGATGAGCGAGATGGTGCGGCAAAAGTTGTTATTAAGCTTGTTGCAGAATATTGCTCCAT ATGCTTAGACATTAGATGCTTCAAAGAAGTTCTAAAACGACTTGTTACTGGAACTCTTTCACAGAGAAGGAATGCTCTTGACTTTATTTCAGACATTATCCATATATCATTGGAATCAGATGATGCACTTCCTCAATCAATGTG GAAAGATATAGCAAACCACTTGTTGGATTTTCTGCAAGAAGAGGATGTTATCTGCAAACAAGCATCCAGTTTGATTCCCTTCATTG ATCCTTCATTAGTTTTGCCTTCATTGGTCCATCTTATCTATTCGCCAAATGAAAGAGTACAATCATCTGCTGGAACTGCATTCATATCGCTACTGAAAAATTACAAACAGAATCCTGAGGTTGTGTGCATCCTAATAGACTGTCTCAG CAACCTATCACAGGACATGAATCTTAAAATGACTGGAGCTGTTACGAAAGAAG GATCGCAGTTAGATATCGATAGGGTGCTAATGCTGCTTCCACAGTGGTCAAAAACT GTTGAACATTGGGATTTGCTGATTGGTCCTTTGATCAATAAGCTGTTTGTGGAACCATCAAATGCAGTTATTGTCAGGTTTCTGAGCTTCATAAGTGAACACTTGGCAGAAGCTGCAGAACTGGTCTTCCAGCAACTACTCTCATACACGAGAAGGCAGGAGGA CAGCTTCAATGAGGGTTTTTGTACAAGCAATGCTACTGCAAAAAGGCAGCTTTCAATTTTCAGTCGTCTTTGCCCATTGCTTGTGATTAGGCTGCTTCCCCTGAGAGTTTTTGACAATCTTGATTCTTCTCATGTGTATGGTGAACTACCAAGCAAATTGGCTACAAGGG ATACTGAAGGTTTCAGAATGGATATCAATGAGTGCATTACAGCACTGCTAATCCACAG GGCATTGAATGAGTTTGAATTTGAAGATGTCCGGAAACTTGCAGCTGAGCTTTGTGGGAGAATTCACCCCAAG GTTCTTGTTCCAATTATTTCCTTCCAATTGGAAAATGCCACAGATATGAAGCATTTACTAAAGATTAAAGCTTGTCTATTTGCAATGTGCACATCTTTAAGG GTCCGGGGCATGGAATCATATAAGCACCTGGAAGTGTTTAGAATAAGGAAGACTCTGGAAATCATTTTGTTATGGCCTTCAATGGATGAAGATGAGG TTTCAAAGGCTCAACATGGGTGCATTGATTGTCTGGCATTGATGCTGTGTACTGAACTACAAGCTCCCAAAGCATTTGGGAAATCAATTTCTG GGGATGCTGGCGTGAGCTCAATTTGCAATTATGTAACCCAGCAGCTGACTTGTGATGAGCCAGATACACTTCCTCTTAAGTTGGGTACAGAGGAGAAAGAAACTGCCCATCGCTCATTTCGATTGTGCATGGCAAATGTGCTTATTAGTGCTTGTCAGAAGATCCCAGACTCTGACAAGAAAGCCTTGGTTTCTAAAATTCTTCCCCGTGTTATTCGTTCAGTCAAG GTGATTACAGATTCAGACATTAGGTCTGCATGCATCCAGGTTCTATTCTCAATGGTCTACCATCTGAAGTCTGCAGTTCTTCCTTACTCCTCTGACATTCTCGAAGCCTCCATCAGGTCACTGAGAGAAGAGTCTGACAAG GAAAGGATGGGCGGGGCGAAGTTACTTGCATCCCTAATGGGTAGCGAGGAGGCAGTGATAGAAAGTATTTCGGTGGGACTGCTGGAAGCTAGAGCCTTGCTTCACAGCCTCTCTCAATCCGATCCTTCATTGGATGTACGGAGTATGAGCCAGAAGTTGCTTGCATGTATGACTTCTCCATGA
- the LOC116030291 gene encoding uncharacterized protein LOC116030291, with protein sequence MFSFQKRCSWSLVASGASFVILVSVVHLFLYPVVPSLDYFSTNSCLPINGSSAVDDRASQDNKTIEDRMYVTLVNGTSKGSPPPMLDLNAEFPEDLHNAVVYRGAPWKAEIGRWLAGCDARNASVKIVEQIGSKSCNNSCSSQGVCNHDLGQCRCFHGFSGEGCSERLELKCNYPESKEQPYGRWVVSICPAHCDTTRAMCFCGEGTKYPNRPLAEACGFKINPPSKPGDHPMTDWTKADPDVFTTNTSKRGWCNVDPDEVSASKVLFKEECDCKYDGLWGRFCEVPVSSTCINQCSGHGLCRGGFCQCHTGWFGADCSAPSVLSSIGDWPKWLRPAKINIPDNANATGNPVNIEAVVEKRRPLIYVYDLPPDYNSLLLEGRHFKLECVNRIYDSNNATIWTDMLYGAQMALYESILASPHRTLNGEEADFFFVPVLDSCIITRADDAPHLSMEEHNGLRSSLTLELYKKAYDHIQSEYPYWNRSSGKDHIWFFSWDEGACYAPKEIWNSMMLVHWGNTNSKHNRSTTAYWADNWNSISSDRRGNHSCFDPNKDLVLPAWKLPDGGSLKAKLWARPREARKTLFYFNGNLGPAYDNGRPEATYSMGIRQKVAEEFGSSPDKKGKLGKQHAKDVIVTSSRAENYHEELASSVFCGVMPGDGWSGRMEDSILQGCIPVVIQDGIYLPYENVLNYESFAVRIREDEIPNLMNILRSINETEVEFKLANVKKLWQRFFYRDSISLEAERQKDASGRIDDWAEQLSQLSEDDVFATFIQVLHYKLHNDPWRRLVPQRKKEFGLPGECLMRTLENA encoded by the exons ATGTTCTCTTTCCAGAAAAGATGTTCATGGTCCCTAGTGGCAAGTGGTGCTTCATTTGTGATCTTGGTTTCAGTTGTTCACTTATTCCTATACCCTGTCGTTCCTTCTCTGGACTATTTTAGTACAAATTCTTGTCTCCCAATTAATGGGTCAAGTGCAGTGGATGATAGAGCTTCCCAAGATAACAAGACAATCGAAGATAGAATGTATGTGACACTAGTCAATGGGACTTCTAAAGGAAGCCCGCCTCCTATGCTTGATTTAAATGCAGAATTTCCTGAAGATTTACATAATGCTGTGGTCTACCGTGGTGCTCCATGGAAGGCTGAAATTGGCCGGTGGTTAGCTGGTTGCGATGCAAGAAATGCATCAGTGAAAATAGTTGAG CAAATCGGCAGCAAGAGCTGCAATAATAGTTGCAGCAGTCAAGGCGTTTGCAATCATGATCTGGGTCAATGTCGCTGCTTTCATGGTTTCAGTG GTGAAGGATGTTCAGAGAGGCTGGAGTTGAAGTGCAACTACCCCGAGTCAAAAGAGCAACCTTATGGGCGATGGGTTGTATCAATTTGTCCAGCACATTGTGACACAACAAGAGCAATGTGTTTTTGTGGGGAAGGCACAAAATACCCAAATCGTCCTCTTGCAGAGGCATGTGGCTTTAAGATCAA CCCCCCATCTAAACCCGGTGACCACCCTATGACTGATTGGACAAAAGCTGATCCAGATGTCTTCACTACCAATACTAGCAAACGAGGATGGTGCAATGTGGATCCTGATGAAGTATCTGCTTCCAAGGTGCTCTTCAAAGAGGAGTGCGATTGTAAGTATGATGGACTTTGGGGCAGATTCTGTGAGGTGCCTGTTTCGAGCACTTGTATCAATCAATGCTCTGGGCATGGGCTATGCCGAGGTGGATTTTGTCAG TGTCATACTGGTTGGTTTGGGGCAGATTGTAGTGCTCCCTCTGTTCTGTCCTCCATTGGAGACTGGCCAAAGTGGCTTCGACCAGCCAAAATAAACATTCCAGATAATGCGAATGCCACAGGGAATCCTGTTAATATTGAAGCTGTCGTGGAGAAGAGAAGGCCACTCATCTATGTTTATGATTTGCCCCCAGACTATAACAGTCTTCTCTTGGAG GGACGCCATTTTAAACTGGAATGTGTAAACAGAATCTATGATTCAAATAATGCTACAATATGGACAGATATGCTGTATGGTGCACAG ATGGCACTTTACGAAAGTATATTAGCCAGCCCTCATCGAACATTGAATGGCGAAGAAGCAGATTTTTTCTTTGTTCCAGTTCTTGATTCCTGCATTATAACTCGTGCTGATGATGCCCCTCACTTGTCCATGGAG GAGCACAACGGCTTGAGGAGCTCTCTTACTCTGGAGTTATATAAGAAGGCTTATGATCATATTCAATCAGAGTACCCTTACTGGAACCGTTCATCAGGCAAAGATCACATATGG TTCTTTTCATGGGATGAAGGTGCTTGCTATGCCCCTAAGGAAATTTGGAACAGCATGATGCTAGTCCATTGGGGCAATACAAACTCAAAGCATAATCGTTCAACAACAGCATATTGGGCAGACAATTGGAATTCAATTTCGTCTGACCGAAGAGGAAATCACTCATGCTTTGACCCAAATAAGGATCTTGTACTTCCAGCTTGGAAGCTACCTGATGGAGGTTCTCTGAAAGCTAAACTTTGGGCTAG GCCACGGGAGGCGAGGAAgacactattttattttaatggcAATCTTGGACCAGCTTATGATAATGGGAGGCCTGAAGCTAC GTATAGTATGGGCATAAGGCAGAAAGTGGCTGAAGAATTTGGATCGAGCCCTGACAAGAAAGGTAAGCTTGGCAAGCAGCATGCAAAAGACGTTATTGTGACCTCATCACGTGCTGAGAATTACCATGAGGAATTGGCTAGTTCTGTCTTTTGTGGGGTTATGCCTGGCGATGGGTGGAGTGGACGGATGGAAGATAGTATTTTGCAAGGGTGCATTCCTGTAGTCATTCAG GATGGTATATACCTGCCGTACGAGAATGTCCTTAACTATGAAAGCTTTGCAGTTAGGATACGCGAAGATGAAATTCCAAATTTGATGAACATTCTCCGG AGTATAAACGAGACAGAAGTAGAATTCAAATTGGCAAACGTAAAGAAACTCTGGCAGAGATTCTTTTATCGCGATTCCATTTCCCTCGAAGCTGAGAGACAAAAGGATGCGTCTGGGCGCATCGATGACTGGGCCGAGCAGCTTTCACAGCTAAGTGAAGACGATGTCTTTGCCACATTCATACAG GTGCTGCACTACAAGCTACACAACGATCCTTGGAGACGATTAGTTCCTCAGAGGAAAAAGGAATTCGGATTGCCTGGAGAATGCTTAATGAGAACATTGGAGAATGCTTAA